One Paenibacillus sp. FSL W8-0186 genomic window carries:
- a CDS encoding carbohydrate ABC transporter permease, whose product MVGANKGIQIAAKALAYAVLIVVVLCMLVPYLWMLSSSLKLNKDVFTFPMQWIPELPRWSNYKEIWTRIPLGTFIYNTAKLSIIVTALQILTSSFAAYAFSKLNFTGKKTLFLGYIATIAIPWQAYMVPQFIMMRSMGLNNTHLAIILLQAFSAFGVFLMRQFYQSIPDELCEAARIDGLSEYGIWARIMLPLSKPALSTLTIFTFVSTWNDFLGPMIYLTKTELKTIQIGLRMFISQYSAEYGLIMAASVVSIIPVLVVFLGLQKYFVQGVASSGIKG is encoded by the coding sequence ATGGTAGGAGCAAATAAAGGAATTCAAATCGCTGCCAAAGCGTTGGCCTATGCCGTGCTGATCGTCGTCGTGCTGTGCATGCTTGTGCCGTACTTGTGGATGCTCTCATCCTCGCTCAAGCTGAACAAGGATGTGTTTACCTTCCCGATGCAGTGGATTCCAGAGCTGCCGCGCTGGAGCAACTATAAGGAAATCTGGACGCGCATTCCGCTAGGGACGTTTATTTACAATACCGCCAAGCTGTCCATTATCGTCACGGCGCTGCAGATCCTGACTTCAAGCTTTGCAGCCTATGCCTTCTCGAAGCTGAATTTTACCGGCAAAAAAACGCTGTTCCTCGGGTACATCGCTACGATCGCGATCCCTTGGCAGGCTTACATGGTGCCGCAGTTCATCATGATGCGCTCGATGGGGCTGAACAATACCCATCTTGCGATCATCCTGCTTCAGGCATTCTCCGCCTTCGGCGTCTTTCTGATGCGGCAGTTCTACCAGAGCATCCCGGATGAGCTGTGCGAAGCGGCCCGGATTGATGGCCTTAGCGAATATGGCATCTGGGCGCGGATCATGCTGCCGCTGTCGAAGCCGGCCTTGTCAACATTGACCATTTTCACCTTCGTATCGACATGGAATGACTTCCTGGGGCCGATGATTTATTTGACTAAAACTGAGCTGAAGACAATTCAGATCGGTCTGCGGATGTTCATCTCCCAGTATTCGGCGGAGTACGGCCTGATTATGGCCGCGAGCGTCGTGTCCATCATTCCGGTGCTGGTGGTGTTCCTGGGGCTGCAGAAATATTTTGTGCAGGGGGTCGCCTCTTCGGGCATAAAAGGATGA